Proteins co-encoded in one Methylobacterium sp. WL1 genomic window:
- a CDS encoding TonB-dependent siderophore receptor, with protein sequence MVFVLQFPRRRHRRLSRLLRGSTILAAGLLTSEVQAKDAAVALDTLSVEANAGGPARPDVLGRSVDAISLIGPTPGFRSDRAVSSTKTNTRQLDVPQVVTVVPRELITDINATRVDRAFDYVPGLTQTNNFGGLGTFAYAIRGVTTAEVYRNGLAANRGGPPPLIDTQNIERIEVLKGAGGALFGRSDPGGLVNIITKQPTATRFVEMGGLWGSFEQFRGTVDAGGALNDEKTLLYRFNLAGGSQNSYRDFVGDDRLFIAPVLSWQVTPDTKLTVEASVTRNNVIVDRGVVAVNKQLGFVPISRFLGEPGQATRQTDEVLQVRLDHRFDADWQMRLAAQFNTGTLNGESAEGRGLQANNRTVIRDRNFRDYSYDSAISQAEIVGRFRTGDVGHTLLLGFDREDFDNRQLYLRSNFNTFPYALDIYSPRYGQPLPPLTRASNTLESVTDTGFYAQDLVDLAPQWKALAGVRFDLFERSFKQRVGNTSGEQTRAAASPRAGLVYQPLPELALYANVSTSFRPNIGTDASLGAQSRPFEPETGLGYEAGVKVELYGGALLLTGAAFRIDRQNVLTADPNNSGFQIAAGGVRSQGFEFSAAGQLTPELRIIGGYAFTDAFITKDNVLPLGAPLLNIPEHSGTMLAVYEVQAGPLRGLGIGGGVRAAGERAGDASNSGFKLPTYVAADALAYYKFENFRFGINVENVFDTAYYVGSVSQFRVDTGSPRRITGSLLARF encoded by the coding sequence ATGGTCTTCGTTCTCCAGTTTCCTCGTCGGCGACATCGCCGCCTCTCGCGCCTCCTTCGTGGGAGTACGATCCTCGCGGCAGGCCTTCTGACATCCGAGGTGCAAGCCAAGGACGCGGCGGTCGCCCTGGACACGCTCTCGGTCGAGGCGAACGCGGGCGGACCCGCCCGCCCGGACGTCCTCGGTCGCTCCGTCGATGCGATCAGCCTGATCGGACCAACACCGGGCTTCCGCTCCGACCGTGCGGTATCGAGCACCAAGACCAATACGCGCCAGCTCGACGTCCCGCAGGTGGTCACGGTCGTGCCGCGCGAGCTCATCACCGACATCAACGCCACCCGCGTCGACCGCGCCTTCGACTACGTGCCGGGGCTGACCCAAACGAACAACTTCGGTGGCCTCGGCACATTCGCGTACGCCATCCGCGGCGTGACCACGGCCGAGGTCTACCGCAACGGCCTCGCGGCGAACCGCGGCGGCCCGCCCCCGCTCATCGACACCCAGAACATCGAGCGGATCGAGGTACTCAAGGGGGCGGGCGGCGCCCTGTTCGGTCGCAGCGACCCCGGTGGCCTCGTCAACATCATCACCAAGCAGCCCACCGCCACCCGCTTCGTCGAGATGGGCGGGCTCTGGGGCTCGTTCGAGCAGTTCCGCGGCACCGTCGATGCCGGCGGTGCCCTGAACGACGAGAAGACGCTGCTCTACCGCTTCAACCTCGCGGGCGGGAGCCAGAACAGCTACCGCGATTTCGTCGGCGACGATCGGCTATTCATCGCGCCCGTCCTCAGTTGGCAGGTCACGCCGGACACCAAGCTGACGGTCGAGGCCTCGGTCACCCGCAACAACGTCATCGTCGACCGCGGCGTGGTCGCGGTGAACAAGCAGCTCGGGTTCGTGCCGATCTCCCGCTTCCTCGGCGAGCCCGGACAGGCCACCCGCCAGACCGATGAGGTTCTGCAGGTTCGGCTCGACCACCGCTTCGACGCGGACTGGCAGATGCGGCTCGCGGCGCAGTTCAACACCGGCACCCTCAATGGCGAGAGCGCTGAGGGTCGCGGCCTCCAGGCCAACAACCGTACCGTCATCCGCGACCGCAATTTTCGCGACTACAGCTACGACTCGGCCATCAGCCAAGCCGAGATCGTCGGCCGGTTCAGGACCGGCGACGTCGGCCATACCCTGCTCCTCGGCTTCGACCGCGAGGACTTCGACAATCGGCAGCTCTACCTGCGATCGAACTTCAACACGTTCCCCTACGCGTTAGACATCTACAGCCCTCGCTACGGTCAGCCCCTTCCGCCGCTCACGCGCGCCTCCAACACCCTGGAAAGCGTGACGGACACCGGCTTCTACGCCCAGGACCTGGTCGATCTCGCCCCGCAATGGAAGGCGCTCGCCGGCGTGCGCTTCGACCTGTTCGAGCGATCCTTCAAGCAGCGCGTCGGGAACACGAGCGGCGAGCAGACCCGGGCCGCCGCCTCGCCGCGGGCGGGCCTCGTCTATCAGCCCCTTCCCGAGCTCGCCCTCTACGCCAACGTCAGCACCAGCTTCCGTCCCAACATCGGCACCGACGCGAGCCTCGGGGCCCAGTCGCGGCCGTTCGAGCCGGAGACGGGCCTCGGCTACGAGGCCGGGGTCAAGGTCGAGCTCTACGGCGGCGCCTTGCTGCTGACCGGCGCGGCCTTCCGCATCGACCGCCAGAACGTCCTCACCGCCGATCCCAACAACAGCGGCTTCCAGATCGCGGCCGGGGGCGTGCGCAGTCAGGGCTTCGAGTTCTCCGCTGCGGGCCAGCTCACGCCGGAGCTTCGCATCATCGGCGGATACGCCTTCACGGACGCGTTCATCACCAAGGACAATGTGCTCCCGCTCGGCGCCCCGCTGCTCAACATCCCCGAGCACAGCGGCACCATGCTGGCGGTCTACGAGGTCCAGGCCGGCCCCCTTCGCGGGCTCGGCATCGGCGGCGGCGTACGCGCGGCTGGGGAGCGGGCTGGCGACGCATCCAACTCCGGCTTTAAGCTGCCGACCTACGTCGCCGCCGACGCGCTCGCCTACTACAAGTTCGAGAACTTCCGCTTCGGCATCAACGTGGAGAACGTTTTTGACACCGCCTACTACGTCGGCTCCGTCAGCCAGTTCCGCGTCGATACTGGTTCGCCCCGTCGGATCACGGGTTCACTGCTGGCACGGTTCTGA
- a CDS encoding ABC transporter substrate-binding protein yields MTSRAGTGLAMFGAAVLLASAGAVRAEPTRYPFTLENCGTDINFKGAPKRVVSVGQTQTEILYALGLADRVVGTAVWFGPVARPYEAANAQVPRLADNTPSFESVLNQTPDLVTAMFAWHIGPHGAVARREQFTDLSVPVYVSPADCVGKDNSAPGDGVRTLPFSMDLVYRNVRELGRIFDVSTRAETLASELKAREDAAIASMADSPVRGMPVVVWFSSRDVKGDAFLAGAKGVPAYILDKLGARNVITTNEEWPQVSWESIAVADPAVIVLVKMDRRLFPADDLAVKLDFLRTDPVARRLTAVRENRIVVMDAAATRPGLGTIDGMVSLAREFRTLGPAR; encoded by the coding sequence ATGACGTCCCGAGCCGGTACAGGGCTGGCCATGTTCGGGGCGGCCGTGCTGCTCGCATCGGCCGGCGCAGTTCGAGCCGAGCCGACGCGCTACCCTTTCACCCTTGAGAACTGTGGAACGGACATCAACTTCAAGGGGGCGCCCAAGAGGGTCGTATCCGTAGGCCAGACGCAGACGGAGATCCTGTACGCCCTCGGTCTCGCGGACCGCGTCGTCGGCACCGCCGTTTGGTTCGGGCCCGTCGCCAGGCCCTACGAGGCGGCGAACGCACAGGTGCCACGGCTCGCCGACAACACGCCGAGCTTCGAATCCGTGCTTAATCAAACGCCGGACCTCGTGACGGCGATGTTCGCATGGCACATCGGCCCGCACGGGGCCGTGGCCCGGCGCGAGCAGTTCACTGACCTAAGCGTGCCCGTCTACGTGTCGCCGGCCGATTGCGTAGGCAAGGACAACTCCGCTCCGGGCGACGGTGTGCGCACGCTGCCCTTCAGCATGGACCTGGTCTACCGCAACGTCCGCGAGCTTGGACGGATCTTCGACGTCTCGACCCGAGCCGAGACGCTGGCGAGCGAGTTGAAGGCCCGCGAGGACGCGGCCATCGCGTCCATGGCCGACAGCCCGGTACGCGGGATGCCGGTCGTCGTGTGGTTCTCCAGCCGGGACGTCAAAGGCGACGCCTTCCTAGCGGGGGCCAAGGGCGTTCCGGCCTACATCCTCGACAAGCTCGGGGCACGCAACGTGATCACCACGAACGAGGAGTGGCCCCAGGTGAGCTGGGAGAGCATCGCGGTCGCCGATCCCGCCGTCATCGTCCTCGTAAAGATGGACCGCCGCCTGTTCCCGGCCGACGACCTTGCGGTGAAACTCGACTTCCTCAGGACCGACCCGGTCGCACGGCGCCTGACGGCAGTTCGCGAGAACCGCATCGTCGTCATGGATGCCGCTGCGACGCGGCCGGGGCTCGGGACCATCGATGGAATGGTCTCGCTGGCGCGGGAGTTTCGTACGCTCGGGCCTGCCCGGTGA
- a CDS encoding iron chelate uptake ABC transporter family permease subunit, producing the protein MLCLAVALAMTVGEMQIPLAVVMRALGNATLDLGYAVSPIQQGVLLDYRLSRALFAASCGGALAVCGVILQALLRNPLAEPYLLGISAGASTGAVAVMVLGLGGAALGISGGALLGAVLAILTVALLAAGSGGTSERVILSGVAAAQIFNAATATIVTTFASAEQARGVMFWLLGSLGGVRWPDVWLAAPVTLVGFAICLAHARTLDAFTFGEDAAASLGVSIPRARLVLFATTAAMTAIMVSIAGAVGFVGLLIPHAVRLVVGPRHIRLLPAALVTGAAFLVVADILSRTLIARQVLPIGVVTALFGAPAFALILTRARRRA; encoded by the coding sequence ATGCTCTGCCTGGCCGTCGCCCTGGCGATGACCGTGGGCGAGATGCAGATCCCGCTGGCGGTCGTCATGCGGGCGCTCGGTAACGCGACGCTCGATCTCGGCTATGCGGTCAGCCCAATCCAACAAGGCGTGCTGCTCGACTACCGGCTCAGCCGCGCCCTGTTCGCGGCCTCCTGCGGCGGAGCGCTCGCGGTTTGCGGCGTCATCCTGCAAGCCCTGCTCCGGAACCCCCTCGCCGAACCCTACCTCCTCGGCATCTCGGCCGGGGCCTCCACGGGCGCCGTCGCGGTGATGGTGCTCGGCCTAGGCGGCGCGGCGCTTGGGATCTCGGGCGGCGCGCTCCTTGGCGCAGTCCTGGCAATCCTGACCGTCGCCCTGCTTGCGGCCGGCTCCGGCGGCACCAGCGAGCGTGTGATCCTCTCCGGGGTCGCGGCCGCCCAGATCTTCAACGCCGCGACGGCTACCATCGTGACGACCTTCGCCAGCGCCGAGCAGGCACGCGGCGTGATGTTCTGGCTCCTTGGAAGCCTCGGCGGTGTGCGCTGGCCGGACGTCTGGCTCGCGGCGCCGGTGACGCTCGTGGGGTTCGCGATCTGCCTTGCGCATGCCCGCACCCTCGACGCCTTCACCTTCGGGGAGGATGCCGCGGCCTCGCTCGGCGTGTCCATTCCCCGGGCCCGCCTCGTGCTCTTCGCGACGACGGCCGCGATGACGGCCATCATGGTCAGCATCGCGGGTGCGGTGGGCTTCGTCGGCCTGCTGATCCCGCATGCCGTCCGGCTCGTCGTCGGTCCACGCCATATCCGCCTTCTGCCGGCAGCTCTGGTGACCGGGGCGGCGTTCCTGGTGGTCGCCGACATCCTGTCCCGCACCCTGATCGCGCGTCAGGTCCTGCCGATCGGGGTGGTCACGGCCCTGTTCGGGGCGCCGGCCTTCGCCCTGATCCTTACCCGCGCGCGGCGCCGGGCATGA
- a CDS encoding ABC transporter ATP-binding protein, with amino-acid sequence MTIAARDVRWNAGGRMIVDGVTLAAAPGRMLGVVGPNGSGKSSLLRLLCGLRNVGSGVVTLDGGNIRDLPRRAIARRIASVEQHAGTQENVTVEDVVRLGRTPYRGALSPWTEADEAAFERALAQVGMDLRRNQPWATLSGGERQRTQIARALAQEPGELILDEPTNHLDVRHQLDVLSLVRRLGITSIVALHDLNLAALFCDEVAVLNEGRLVRSGPPAAVLTAALIQEVFGVRAEVHASAFSGRPHIEYRLD; translated from the coding sequence ATGACGATCGCGGCACGGGACGTCCGTTGGAATGCCGGCGGCAGGATGATCGTAGACGGCGTGACGCTGGCGGCGGCGCCGGGGCGGATGCTCGGCGTCGTCGGTCCGAACGGTTCGGGTAAGTCGAGCCTCCTGCGCCTGCTCTGCGGCTTGCGGAACGTAGGAAGCGGCGTTGTGACCCTCGATGGTGGGAACATCCGCGATCTCCCGCGCCGGGCCATTGCCCGGCGCATCGCATCCGTCGAGCAACACGCCGGCACGCAGGAGAACGTGACGGTCGAGGACGTCGTGCGCCTGGGACGGACCCCGTACCGAGGGGCGTTGTCGCCCTGGACGGAGGCCGACGAGGCCGCGTTTGAACGGGCCCTCGCGCAGGTCGGCATGGACCTCCGACGCAACCAACCCTGGGCGACCCTGTCGGGCGGCGAGCGCCAACGGACGCAGATCGCCCGGGCTCTCGCGCAGGAGCCCGGCGAGCTCATCCTCGACGAGCCGACTAACCATCTCGACGTGCGCCATCAGCTCGACGTCCTGTCGCTGGTGCGCAGGCTGGGCATCACCAGTATCGTCGCCCTGCATGACCTGAACCTGGCTGCCTTGTTCTGCGACGAGGTCGCCGTCCTGAACGAAGGCCGTTTGGTTCGCTCCGGGCCGCCTGCGGCGGTCCTGACGGCCGCGTTGATCCAGGAGGTCTTCGGTGTGCGCGCCGAGGTCCACGCCTCGGCATTCAGCGGCCGGCCACACATCGAGTACCGCTTGGACTGA
- a CDS encoding class I SAM-dependent methyltransferase yields the protein MSASEVADGVTAYWDARAPRFDGAAAHVRSPDDWTKVLAAAFCVDGPKDVVDLGTGTGACALAAASLGHRVRAYDGSARMLAVACAAAGKAGLDIEFVQALITDAPLEPASADIVTIRNVLWTLERPGEALQVARRTLRPGGRVVVSDGMWSVAPGERSDYAGDLAARLPFHAGLREVDAQDLLKAEGFTEVVAWQHLFRSAPYPGDVPMFVLSARRDDPGQNFRSKPDRKEDGPIANHAKTEHPPRQYE from the coding sequence ATGAGTGCATCCGAGGTCGCCGACGGCGTGACCGCCTACTGGGACGCTCGCGCCCCCCGCTTCGACGGCGCCGCAGCCCATGTCCGCTCGCCGGACGACTGGACGAAGGTCCTTGCGGCGGCGTTTTGCGTCGACGGACCCAAGGACGTCGTCGACCTCGGGACCGGAACGGGTGCGTGCGCGCTCGCCGCGGCTTCCCTCGGCCATCGCGTCCGGGCGTATGACGGCTCGGCACGAATGCTTGCCGTCGCATGCGCGGCCGCCGGCAAGGCAGGGCTCGATATCGAGTTCGTACAGGCGCTCATCACGGACGCCCCGCTCGAACCGGCAAGCGCCGACATCGTCACGATCCGCAACGTGCTCTGGACGCTCGAACGACCAGGTGAGGCGCTACAGGTCGCCCGTCGCACCCTGCGCCCGGGTGGCCGTGTCGTCGTGTCCGATGGGATGTGGTCGGTCGCGCCGGGGGAACGCTCGGACTATGCCGGGGATCTCGCCGCACGGCTTCCGTTCCATGCCGGCCTGCGCGAGGTTGATGCCCAAGACTTGCTAAAAGCGGAAGGATTCACCGAGGTCGTCGCGTGGCAGCACCTGTTTCGCTCTGCGCCCTATCCAGGTGACGTTCCCATGTTCGTGCTTTCCGCGCGACGCGATGATCCGGGCCAGAATTTTCGGAGCAAACCTGACAGAAAAGAGGATGGTCCTATAGCGAACCATGCCAAGACCGAACATCCGCCTCGACAGTATGAGTGA
- a CDS encoding type 1 glutamine amidotransferase domain-containing protein, producing MTLQGKTIAILIAPRGTEEPEFTKPREALLAAGATVTVVGLEAGEAETVNNDLDPAGKYPVDKAIDGVSASEFDGLVIPGGSVGADKLRGSEAVVGFVRDFFQQGKPVGVICHGPWTLVEADVVKGRKLTSFPTVKTDIRNAGGEWVDAEVVVDRGLVTSRNPKDLPAFCAKIIEEFAEGRHPEQARSA from the coding sequence ATGACCCTTCAGGGAAAGACCATCGCTATCCTGATCGCCCCTCGCGGGACGGAGGAGCCGGAGTTCACGAAGCCCCGCGAGGCACTGCTCGCGGCCGGCGCGACCGTCACGGTGGTCGGGCTTGAGGCCGGCGAGGCCGAGACGGTCAACAACGACCTCGACCCGGCCGGGAAGTATCCGGTCGACAAGGCCATCGACGGCGTGTCCGCTTCGGAATTCGACGGGCTCGTCATCCCCGGTGGCAGCGTCGGGGCCGACAAGCTCCGGGGCAGCGAGGCCGTGGTCGGCTTCGTCCGGGACTTTTTCCAGCAGGGCAAGCCGGTCGGCGTCATTTGCCATGGGCCCTGGACGCTGGTGGAGGCCGACGTCGTGAAGGGCCGCAAGCTCACCTCGTTCCCGACCGTGAAGACGGACATCCGCAACGCGGGCGGGGAATGGGTCGATGCGGAGGTGGTGGTCGACAGGGGCCTCGTCACCAGCCGCAACCCGAAGGACCTGCCGGCCTTCTGCGCCAAGATCATCGAGGAGTTCGCCGAAGGCCGACATCCGGAACAGGCCCGTAGCGCCTGA